From the genome of Papaver somniferum cultivar HN1 chromosome 2, ASM357369v1, whole genome shotgun sequence, one region includes:
- the LOC113353276 gene encoding transcription factor WER-like encodes MAMKDEAITTKKSTSSSVNKGAWTTEEDERLAQVIETHGPRKWKSIATKAGLNRCGKSCRLRWMNYLRPNIKRGNISDQEEDLILRLHKLLGNRWSLIAGRLPGRTDNEIKNYWNSHLSKKIQQQEKKRRRGPKAQVCNKVQETKVAVQLEKEDVKVSEEATSSEAGELQTNVTSFNADDQFFDFSSEGLTNMEWMSQFLDVNDVLCWFS; translated from the exons ATGGCTATGAAGGACGAGGCAATAACAACTAAGAAGAGTACTAGTAGTAGTGTTAATAAAGGAGCATGGACAACTGAAGAAGATGAAAGATTAGCTCAAGTTATTGAAACTCATGGACCAAGAAAATGGAAATCAATTGCAACTAAAGCAG GACTTAATAGATGTGGAAAAAGTTGTAGATTAAGATGGATGAATTACTTGAGACCAAATATCAAAAGAGGCAATATCTCTGACCAAGAAGAAGATTTAATACTTAGACTACACAAACTCTTGGGAAACAG GTGGTCTTTGATTGCTGGAAGATTACCAGGTCGAACCGATAACGAAATCAAGAACTACTGGAATTCACATTTGAGcaagaaaatacaacaacaagagaagaagagaaggagagGTCCAAAAGCACAAGTGTGTAATAAGGTGCAAGAAACCAAAGTAGCAGTGCAATTGGAGAAAGAAGATGTAAAGGTGAGTGAAGAAGCTACTTCTAGTGAAGCCGGAGAATTGCAAACTAATGTTACTAGCTTTAATGCCGATGACCAATTTTTCGATTTCTCTAGTGAGGGTTTAACAAATATGGAGTGGATGAGCCAATTTCTTGATGTTAATGATGTCTTATGCTGGTTTTCATGA